The following are encoded together in the Falsiruegeria litorea R37 genome:
- a CDS encoding ABC transporter ATP-binding protein, with translation MLKVNDLHAYYGKSHILQGVNLEVGEGEIVSLLGRNGVGRSTTCKAIMGEVEPKGSVQFRGEELAGRKSYEIAKKGIGYVPENRDIFPGLTTRQNLMLGVKPGQKDGDGRWNMEDMFDMFPNLRERADVDASLMSGGEKQMLTVCRALMGDPDFIMIDEPTEGLAPKIVEQVGDLLLQIAERGVSILLVEQKLTIAMRVTNRVYVMGHGHMVFEGTPDDLKNNAEIRQEWLEV, from the coding sequence ATGCTCAAGGTAAATGATCTTCACGCATACTACGGCAAAAGTCACATCCTGCAGGGCGTCAACCTTGAAGTCGGCGAAGGCGAGATCGTCTCGTTGTTGGGGCGCAACGGGGTGGGGCGGTCTACCACCTGCAAGGCGATCATGGGCGAGGTTGAACCCAAGGGATCGGTCCAGTTCCGCGGGGAAGAGCTTGCAGGGCGCAAGAGCTATGAGATCGCCAAGAAGGGCATAGGCTATGTACCCGAAAACCGCGATATCTTTCCCGGCCTGACCACGCGCCAGAACCTGATGCTGGGCGTCAAGCCAGGGCAAAAGGACGGTGACGGGCGTTGGAATATGGAGGACATGTTCGACATGTTCCCCAACCTGCGAGAGCGGGCTGACGTCGATGCCTCGCTGATGTCCGGTGGCGAAAAGCAAATGCTGACCGTCTGCCGTGCACTGATGGGCGACCCGGATTTCATCATGATCGACGAGCCGACCGAAGGTTTGGCCCCCAAGATCGTGGAGCAAGTGGGTGATCTTTTGCTGCAGATCGCTGAGCGGGGCGTTTCCATCCTGCTGGTGGAGCAAAAGCTTACCATCGCCATGCGGGTGACTAACCGCGTATACGTGATGGGCCACGGCCACATGGTGTTCGAAGGGACGCCGGATGATCTGAAAAACAACGCGGAAATCCGGCAGGAGTGGCTCGAGGTCTGA